AGGAGCCGGTGAAATCGTAGCCAAGCAACTTCAGGAATTGACGGGCAAGGAAACCAGGACTGTAGTGCTCGGACATCTGCTGCGCGGTGGTTCTCCCACTACTTTCGACCGTCTGATCGCCCTGAGATTCGGTTCTGCCGCGATCAGGGCGCTGGCAGAAGGCAAATCAGGCGTGATGGTAGCTCTGGACCCGCCTACTGTCAAGTATGTGCCGCTTATGGAAGCTACCAAACGCATGAAAAGCGTGCCATTGGACTGCGATACTGTGATGACTGGACGGGATTTAGGTATCTGCTTTGGAGATTGATTAAGTTCATCTGTAAGGGTCGATTTTAAATCGACCCTTATATCTCAGGATAATTCAGCGCTGATTCCACCGCGATTTCTGTGCGCACTTCGCGATGAGTTTCTCCTGTCTGGTTTTTCAATATTATTTCATAATAATGGAACAGATTATCCTGAAAAACGACTTTTCCGGCTTGAGTACTGAAATCCAGATACTTTCTGTTGAAGACTTTCAGATTGGCTTTGTCAAAATAGAGCAGGATGCTTTCGCAGAGTTCATTGTCTTCCACAGTGTATTTGCTTTGTGTGCTGTCTGGAAAAGTGGCGAATGATGACTGAGCTGCAGTCAGAAAAGTCACCTGGCCTGAAGCAGTGGCTTCCAGAGCGATCAGACCGGTCTGCTGATATGAGCAAAGTAGAGACTCAATCACCTGTTTTTCACTGCCGCTTGCATTAAACTGCCTGTATTTCAGGTACTCCATCGCGCTGATTTTAAAGTCATAAATACTCTGGAA
The DNA window shown above is from Candidatus Wallbacteria bacterium and carries:
- a CDS encoding 6-phosphofructokinase, giving the protein RYAGWIALNTGVSGTADAILIPEIPYNIQKVADKILEREKKHRHFSIVVVAEGAKPIGGELSVVSKELGRAEKLGGAGEIVAKQLQELTGKETRTVVLGHLLRGGSPTTFDRLIALRFGSAAIRALAEGKSGVMVALDPPTVKYVPLMEATKRMKSVPLDCDTVMTGRDLGICFGD